A section of the Clostridium felsineum DSM 794 genome encodes:
- a CDS encoding Ig-like domain-containing protein yields MKKLNSRYLLVFLTCFIIIFAFNTNDTFKAETTVGVTYQTHVQNIGWQPWVSDGAEGGTDGQALRVEALKIKLQNAPTDAKITYQAHVQNIGWQSWTSNGEEAGTDGQALRVEVLRIKLENMPDYSVEYQAHVQNVGWQDWVKDGEEAGTDGQALRVEALRIKLVKKVHPDSISLNKATDNLKVGDNDTLQASLNPDNTTDKNVSWSSSDSNIVSVANGKITALAGGTATITATSNDGQKTASCSVTVAKADPTIEYQTHVQNIGWQPWVYNGDEAGTDGQALRVEALRIKLQNAPADAKIEYQTHVQNIGWQSWMSNGDEAGTDGQALRIEALKIKLENMPGYFIEYQAHVQNVGWQPWVRDGMEAGTDGQGLRVEALRIKLCKVVPVQSISLNKSTDTLDSGDNDVLSVNFNPSDATNKNVTWSSSDSSIVSVDNTGKLTAMADGDGTASATITATSSDRQKIASCLVTVNKKPSISFKDSALETVVRKAISKNSGKLYQKDVANIRTIDGANQGIHYLDGIENLSNLKFLSLPSNAISDLTPIKNLTNLQGLSLDNNNVSDINCLSNLTNLTALSLDSNPITDISSTANLSRLQLLSLCNDYSIKNINIVSNLNTLLCLVIPNTNLTDISFLNNLKNLQELYLAQNHINNFSTIYNLTNLTDLDISNTDASEAQVKSLQNALPNCEIYSDYSADSDN; encoded by the coding sequence TTGAAAAAATTAAATTCTAGATATTTATTAGTCTTTTTAACCTGCTTTATAATTATCTTTGCTTTTAATACTAATGATACATTTAAAGCAGAAACTACAGTTGGCGTAACTTATCAGACCCACGTCCAAAATATTGGTTGGCAGCCTTGGGTTTCAGATGGTGCAGAGGGCGGTACTGATGGACAAGCTCTTCGTGTTGAAGCTCTTAAAATCAAACTCCAAAATGCACCAACAGATGCTAAAATAACTTATCAAGCTCATGTTCAAAACATTGGTTGGCAATCTTGGACTTCAAACGGCGAAGAAGCTGGTACTGATGGACAAGCTCTTCGTGTTGAAGTTCTTAGGATTAAACTTGAAAATATGCCTGATTATTCTGTAGAGTATCAAGCCCATGTACAAAATGTTGGGTGGCAAGACTGGGTAAAAGACGGCGAAGAAGCTGGTACCGATGGTCAAGCTCTTCGTGTTGAAGCTCTTAGAATTAAACTTGTAAAAAAAGTCCATCCTGACTCTATTTCTCTTAATAAAGCTACTGACAATTTAAAAGTTGGCGATAATGATACTTTACAAGCTTCCCTTAATCCTGACAATACAACAGATAAAAATGTATCTTGGTCTTCTTCTGATTCAAATATAGTTTCTGTTGCTAATGGAAAAATTACTGCTTTAGCTGGCGGCACTGCTACCATAACTGCTACATCAAACGATGGACAAAAAACAGCTTCTTGCTCTGTAACTGTAGCTAAAGCTGACCCTACTATAGAATATCAAACTCATGTACAAAATATCGGTTGGCAACCTTGGGTTTATAACGGTGATGAAGCCGGCACCGATGGTCAAGCTCTTCGCGTTGAGGCATTAAGAATTAAACTCCAAAACGCGCCAGCAGATGCTAAAATAGAATATCAAACTCATGTGCAAAATATTGGTTGGCAATCTTGGATGTCTAATGGCGATGAGGCAGGAACTGATGGTCAAGCTCTTCGTATTGAAGCTTTAAAAATCAAACTTGAAAATATGCCTGGTTATTTCATAGAATATCAAGCTCATGTGCAAAATGTTGGCTGGCAACCTTGGGTACGTGATGGCATGGAGGCTGGTACCGATGGCCAAGGTCTTCGTGTTGAAGCTCTTAGAATTAAACTTTGTAAAGTAGTTCCTGTTCAATCTATTTCCCTAAATAAGTCTACAGATACCTTAGACAGTGGAGATAACGATGTATTATCAGTTAATTTTAATCCAAGTGATGCTACTAACAAAAATGTAACTTGGTCTTCTTCTGATAGCAGTATAGTTTCTGTAGATAATACTGGCAAATTAACTGCCATGGCTGATGGCGATGGTACTGCCTCTGCTACTATTACTGCTACATCAAGTGATAGACAGAAAATAGCTTCTTGTCTTGTTACAGTAAATAAAAAACCTTCTATAAGCTTTAAAGATTCTGCTTTAGAAACTGTGGTTAGAAAAGCTATAAGTAAGAATTCCGGAAAGTTATATCAAAAAGATGTTGCTAATATAAGGACTATTGATGGAGCTAATCAAGGTATTCATTATTTAGATGGCATTGAGAATCTATCAAATTTAAAATTTCTGAGCTTGCCATCAAATGCTATATCTGATTTAACTCCTATTAAAAATTTAACAAATTTGCAAGGCTTATCTTTGGATAATAATAATGTTAGTGATATTAATTGTTTGAGCAATTTAACAAATTTAACAGCTTTATCATTAGATTCTAATCCAATTACTGATATTAGCTCTACAGCAAATTTATCAAGGCTACAGTTGCTTTCTTTATGTAATGATTACAGTATTAAGAATATCAATATTGTAAGTAATTTAAATACATTGTTATGCTTAGTAATACCAAACACCAACTTAACTGATATTAGCTTTTTAAATAACCTTAAAAATTTACAAGAGCTATATTTAGCTCAAAACCATATAAATAATTTTAGTACCATATACAATTTAACTAACTTAACTGACCTCGATATATCTAATACTGATGCTTCTGAAGCTCAGGTAAAATCCTTACAAAATGCTTTACCTAATTGTGAAATATACTCTGACTACTCAGCTGACAGCGATAATTAA